A genomic stretch from uncultured Cohaesibacter sp. includes:
- a CDS encoding bifunctional 2-C-methyl-D-erythritol 4-phosphate cytidylyltransferase/2-C-methyl-D-erythritol 2,4-cyclodiphosphate synthase: MTCAAIIVAAGSGSRARRTGDTVAKQYLEIGGKAVLLRTLEQFLANDQVDRIQVVIGPEDDTLYSAAIAPALSGPLATHAQAKLLPPVYGGDTRQISVLNGLEAIKVENPHYVLIHDAARPFITDTILARCFASLKEHKACLVATPVTDTIKKVNAEGTILETIDRSTLWSAQTPQAFDYSFILQAHEKAFSQKLHNFTDDASVAEWVGEPVHIVEGSPSNRKLTSQEDLTMAETMINPTAPHPLTDIRVGTGYDVHAFDEGEAVIIGGIAIPHSHKLKGHSDADVGLHALTDAILGAIADGDIGTHFPPSDPQWKGAASDLFLKDAMRRVTERGGKLSNIDMTIICEAPKIGPHRPAMRAAIAQICKISIDRVSVKATTSERLGFTGRKEGIAALATATVRLPEQDD; this comes from the coding sequence ATGACATGCGCCGCCATAATCGTTGCAGCAGGATCAGGCAGTCGCGCCAGACGCACAGGCGACACGGTTGCCAAACAATATCTCGAAATTGGCGGAAAAGCGGTTCTACTCAGAACGCTGGAACAATTTCTCGCAAACGATCAGGTTGACCGCATACAAGTCGTCATCGGCCCGGAAGACGACACCCTCTATAGCGCGGCAATCGCACCCGCTTTGAGCGGCCCATTGGCCACTCACGCTCAAGCGAAGCTTCTTCCCCCTGTTTACGGCGGAGACACTCGTCAGATTTCCGTTCTGAACGGACTGGAAGCAATCAAGGTGGAAAACCCACACTATGTATTGATCCACGATGCGGCCCGCCCCTTCATCACAGACACCATTCTGGCGCGCTGCTTTGCCAGCCTCAAGGAACACAAGGCCTGCCTTGTCGCCACCCCGGTCACAGACACCATCAAGAAGGTGAATGCCGAAGGCACAATTCTGGAAACCATCGACCGCAGCACCCTGTGGTCTGCACAGACCCCGCAAGCCTTTGACTATTCCTTTATCCTGCAGGCACACGAAAAGGCATTCAGCCAGAAACTTCACAATTTCACAGATGATGCATCGGTGGCGGAATGGGTTGGCGAGCCGGTACATATCGTCGAAGGCAGCCCATCCAATCGCAAGCTCACCAGTCAGGAAGACCTCACCATGGCCGAAACCATGATCAACCCGACCGCACCGCACCCATTGACCGACATCAGAGTTGGAACCGGCTATGATGTTCATGCCTTTGATGAAGGAGAAGCCGTCATTATTGGCGGTATTGCTATTCCGCACAGCCACAAACTCAAAGGTCACTCCGATGCAGATGTCGGCTTACATGCCCTTACCGACGCAATCCTTGGCGCTATAGCTGATGGAGATATCGGCACGCACTTTCCACCTTCCGATCCACAATGGAAAGGCGCAGCCTCGGATTTATTTTTGAAGGACGCCATGCGGCGTGTAACAGAGCGCGGCGGTAAGCTTTCCAATATCGATATGACAATCATCTGCGAAGCGCCTAAAATCGGCCCACATAGACCCGCCATGCGCGCCGCAATCGCTCAAATATGCAAAATCTCCATCGATCGCGTCAGCGTTAAGGCAACCACCTCCGAGCGCCTGGGCTTCACCGGTCGCAAGGAAGGCATCGCAGCGCTCGCAACGGCAACCGTACGCCTGCCTGAGCAAGACGACTGA
- a CDS encoding sigma-54 dependent transcriptional regulator translates to MAADILVVDDEVDIRELVAGLLEDEGYDTRMASHSDEALELIEQRRPSLIFLDIWLQGSRLDGLALLAVIKQKHPELPVVMISGHGGVETAVAAIKRGAYDFIEKPFKADRLILVAERALEASSLKRKVKDLQSRSGAETKLVGSSSPMNNLRQMIQRIGPTNSRVLLSGQSGSGKELVARCIHQQSSRAEAPFVIFSSIQFAMDDLEFQLFGTEADGATQRKVGALEEAHGGTLYLEEISDLPHELQSKLTRVLTTGKFIRVGGSKPVQVDVRVISSTSRNMEGLISEGVFREDLFHRLSVVPLAVPPLAERREDIPELVLHFMEQLSATAGLPARKIGEDAMAILQAHNWPGNIRQLRNNIERLLILTKGDENAVITADLLPSEVGETVPSIPGGGEAGEQIMSLPLKKAREVFEREYLKAQIARFGGNVSRTAEFVGMERSALHRKLKSLGVV, encoded by the coding sequence ATGGCTGCTGATATTCTCGTAGTCGACGACGAGGTCGATATTCGTGAGCTTGTTGCAGGGCTTCTGGAAGATGAGGGCTATGACACGCGCATGGCTTCTCACAGCGATGAGGCGCTGGAGCTGATCGAGCAGCGGCGCCCGTCCCTGATCTTTCTTGATATATGGTTGCAGGGCTCGCGTCTTGACGGACTTGCTCTGCTTGCGGTTATCAAGCAAAAGCACCCTGAATTGCCGGTTGTCATGATATCCGGCCATGGTGGCGTGGAAACGGCCGTTGCTGCCATCAAGCGCGGGGCTTATGACTTTATTGAAAAGCCTTTCAAGGCTGACAGGCTCATTCTGGTTGCCGAGCGCGCGTTGGAAGCGTCCAGTCTCAAGCGCAAGGTGAAGGATTTGCAGTCCCGTAGTGGTGCGGAGACAAAGCTTGTTGGCTCCTCCAGCCCCATGAACAATCTGCGCCAGATGATACAGCGCATTGGCCCGACCAACAGCCGCGTTTTGCTTTCCGGCCAGTCCGGGTCGGGCAAGGAGTTGGTGGCTCGTTGTATTCACCAGCAGTCGTCACGTGCCGAGGCGCCGTTTGTAATCTTCTCCTCCATTCAATTCGCAATGGATGATCTGGAGTTCCAGCTTTTCGGCACCGAGGCAGATGGTGCGACCCAGCGCAAGGTGGGCGCACTGGAAGAGGCCCATGGCGGCACGCTCTATCTGGAGGAGATTTCGGATCTGCCCCATGAGTTGCAAAGCAAGCTGACAAGGGTCTTGACCACCGGAAAGTTCATCCGCGTTGGCGGTAGCAAGCCGGTTCAGGTCGATGTACGTGTCATTTCCTCCACGTCGCGCAACATGGAGGGGCTGATCTCTGAAGGTGTATTCCGTGAAGATCTTTTCCATCGATTGAGCGTAGTGCCTCTTGCCGTGCCGCCTTTGGCTGAGCGGCGCGAAGATATTCCCGAGCTGGTGTTGCATTTCATGGAACAGCTTTCTGCAACAGCGGGCCTACCTGCACGCAAGATCGGGGAGGATGCCATGGCGATTCTACAGGCGCACAACTGGCCTGGAAATATTCGCCAGCTGCGGAACAATATCGAACGACTGTTGATTCTAACCAAAGGGGACGAAAATGCGGTGATCACAGCGGATCTTCTTCCCAGTGAGGTGGGGGAAACTGTCCCTAGTATCCCGGGCGGGGGAGAGGCAGGAGAGCAGATAATGTCGCTGCCGCTGAAGAAGGCGCGCGAAGTGTTCGAGCGAGAATATCTCAAGGCGCAGATTGCCCGTTTTGGCGGAAATGTCTCACGTACAGCCGAATTTGTCGGTATGGAGCGGTCGGCTTTGCATCGCAAGCTCAAGAGCCTTGGGGTCGTCTAG
- a CDS encoding LysM peptidoglycan-binding domain-containing M23 family metallopeptidase — translation MSTASITPPNPIPTGGQYGSSYSGQVRSMSTVSTATPTQNAARTSGQWTSVGGTMVTVEQGEDMQSISRRYGVPEKALADINGRNYVAAGQQVLIPVFQQQGYRSYAATTPRVQQPVQSNLNRQPSQPMLLASISSSSVQLPYVMRVPKGNPLRLRGQSAYGREVVQLQKNANAEHRHMVNPGETLSGIASRYGVSTRALAQANGMSARDPLRMGQRLHIPQKNQQPAIDYTTTASINRNASTGSSNAVGRSMPAPVVAAMPKVKPRWVREMASNSRTSATKNPKKSQRVASLKNAVGLPDEASSSVQAKAAPVKPVASQSNNVASTAKFRWPVRGRIISGFGGENAGVRNEGINLSVPEGTSIRAADNGTVIYAGDDLKMYGNFILVRHPNGWVTAYAHNNKLLVTKGQIVRRGQTIAEAGMSGNVRAPQLHFELRIKGDPVDPVPYLS, via the coding sequence ATGTCTACGGCGTCGATCACACCGCCGAACCCGATTCCGACTGGTGGCCAGTATGGCAGTAGCTATTCAGGTCAGGTGCGGTCCATGTCTACGGTTTCCACGGCAACTCCAACTCAGAATGCTGCGCGGACGAGTGGTCAGTGGACCAGCGTCGGCGGCACCATGGTGACGGTGGAGCAGGGCGAAGATATGCAGTCGATTTCTCGCCGCTATGGTGTGCCCGAAAAGGCCCTTGCTGACATCAATGGGCGCAATTATGTAGCTGCAGGGCAGCAGGTTCTTATTCCGGTATTCCAGCAACAGGGATATCGAAGCTATGCTGCGACAACGCCGCGCGTGCAGCAGCCCGTTCAGTCAAACCTGAATAGGCAGCCATCTCAGCCTATGCTGCTTGCGTCTATCAGTTCCAGCTCTGTGCAGTTGCCTTATGTGATGCGGGTTCCAAAGGGGAATCCATTGCGTTTGCGTGGCCAGTCGGCTTATGGCCGCGAAGTCGTGCAACTTCAAAAGAACGCAAATGCCGAGCATCGTCATATGGTCAATCCCGGAGAAACTTTGAGCGGTATCGCTAGCCGTTATGGTGTGTCGACGCGTGCGCTTGCTCAGGCCAATGGTATGTCGGCCAGAGATCCGCTCAGAATGGGGCAGCGCCTGCATATTCCGCAGAAAAATCAACAGCCTGCAATTGACTATACCACCACAGCGTCGATCAATCGTAATGCGTCGACTGGCTCATCGAATGCGGTTGGCCGATCTATGCCTGCTCCAGTGGTCGCTGCAATGCCAAAGGTGAAACCTCGGTGGGTGCGCGAAATGGCATCCAATTCCCGGACGTCTGCCACCAAAAATCCAAAGAAGAGCCAGCGCGTAGCTTCGTTGAAGAATGCTGTCGGCTTGCCTGATGAAGCGTCCAGTTCTGTTCAGGCTAAGGCCGCTCCTGTAAAGCCAGTGGCCAGCCAGTCCAATAATGTGGCCTCGACCGCGAAATTCCGTTGGCCTGTTCGCGGGCGGATCATTTCCGGTTTTGGCGGTGAAAATGCGGGTGTTCGCAATGAGGGGATCAACCTCTCTGTGCCGGAAGGTACTTCCATCCGGGCTGCGGATAACGGAACGGTCATCTATGCGGGCGACGACCTGAAGATGTATGGCAACTTCATCCTTGTGCGTCACCCCAATGGTTGGGTGACCGCTTATGCGCACAACAACAAGCTGCTTGTTACAAAGGGGCAGATTGTAAGGCGCGGTCAGACTATTGCCGAAGCAGGGATGTCGGGTAACGTAAGAGCGCCGCAATTGCACTTCGAGTTGCGCATCAAGGGTGATCCTGTTGATCCAGTGCCGTATCTAAGCTAA
- a CDS encoding PAS domain-containing sensor histidine kinase, which produces MSYLSESELSAKRTTGLDQLGGKEAASKYGPEKPEKGSRLRYLGLITVVLSVVSGVTSFVILLGLTSIEPTDDVIKLAMIVNGALLFLLALIIFLEACAVLRARKKGRAGARLHIRVMGLFALVATVPTILVAIFASITLDRGLDRWFSSRTQAIINSSQTVASAYTKEHARVLRNELLGISQALNKAEPYFLLDSDRFRAIFARQTRIRGIPAAFVVSGSGEQLMASPSRLDQPVPKMPGPELLEQAHSQPVFIALGDSNLVAGISRLEEFNDAYLFVLRVIDPVVSNFLRMTSENAQEYQAFFDSRSNIQTAFAMLYIGAGLIVLLSTTWFAIGFSNRLVAPIRRLIGAAERVRHGDLYVRLPVDKGSSDFGNLNETFNTMTTELRSQRDELILARDAIDARRRFTEAMLQGVSAGVIGVDETGEITLANPSVLKILGLNERDLLGEDLDNVLPEIASMVEEADNLIEAHKEGQITLVRNGIEYSLRVRVTLERSNEDESHSYVVTLDDITELVSAQRSAAWADVARRIAHEIKNPLTPIQLSAERLRRRYGKKIAADDQKVFDQCVNTIVRQVGDIGRMVDEFSSFARMPKPVFEHGDLSEIIKESVFLIEVANHDIKFDTDIPEKMPVSFDHRLISQAMANIIKNATEAIGGREDRQDIDGQVIVKAEDDGVNYCVRIIDNGIGFPTNNRQRLLEPYMTTREKGSGLGLAIVRKILREHGGGIQLRDASEVSEFEQGACIEIRLPKEGVEQDASDANDEKAEPDHNSGLALSDKTNGETEV; this is translated from the coding sequence GTGTCATATCTTTCGGAGTCTGAACTATCCGCCAAGCGGACGACCGGTCTTGATCAACTTGGAGGCAAGGAAGCCGCTTCCAAATATGGCCCTGAAAAGCCTGAAAAAGGAAGCCGCCTGCGTTATCTGGGTTTGATAACGGTGGTGCTTTCGGTTGTTTCGGGTGTGACGTCTTTTGTCATCCTGTTGGGGCTCACATCTATTGAGCCGACGGACGATGTCATCAAGTTGGCGATGATTGTGAATGGCGCATTGCTGTTCCTGCTTGCGTTGATCATCTTTCTTGAAGCCTGCGCCGTATTGCGTGCACGTAAAAAAGGGCGGGCCGGTGCGCGATTGCATATTCGCGTCATGGGGCTGTTCGCGCTGGTGGCAACGGTGCCAACCATCCTTGTGGCGATCTTTGCGTCCATAACGCTGGACCGCGGTCTGGACCGCTGGTTTTCCTCGCGCACGCAGGCCATTATCAATAGTTCGCAAACGGTTGCTTCGGCCTACACCAAGGAACATGCCCGCGTTTTACGCAATGAATTGCTGGGCATTTCGCAAGCGCTCAATAAAGCCGAGCCCTATTTCCTGCTCGATTCCGATCGCTTTCGTGCCATCTTTGCGCGCCAGACCCGTATTCGCGGCATTCCTGCGGCCTTTGTAGTCAGCGGCTCTGGTGAACAATTGATGGCGTCTCCCAGTAGACTTGATCAGCCGGTTCCCAAGATGCCGGGGCCGGAATTGCTGGAGCAGGCTCACAGCCAGCCGGTCTTCATTGCGTTAGGCGATTCAAACCTTGTCGCCGGGATTTCGCGCCTTGAGGAATTCAACGATGCCTATCTCTTTGTCTTGCGGGTGATTGACCCTGTGGTCTCAAACTTCCTGCGGATGACCTCGGAGAATGCGCAGGAATATCAGGCCTTTTTTGACAGCAGATCCAATATTCAAACAGCATTTGCGATGCTCTATATAGGGGCTGGCCTGATTGTTTTGCTCTCGACGACTTGGTTCGCAATCGGCTTTTCCAATCGCTTGGTTGCGCCAATCCGGAGGCTTATCGGAGCGGCAGAACGGGTACGACATGGGGATCTCTATGTGCGCTTGCCGGTGGACAAGGGCTCTTCGGATTTTGGCAATCTCAATGAAACCTTCAACACCATGACGACTGAGCTGCGCTCCCAGCGAGATGAACTCATTCTCGCGCGTGACGCCATTGATGCCAGACGGCGCTTTACCGAAGCGATGTTGCAGGGCGTGAGCGCCGGTGTGATCGGGGTGGATGAAACCGGTGAGATTACTCTTGCCAACCCGTCTGTGTTAAAGATTCTCGGGCTTAACGAGAGGGACCTTCTGGGCGAAGATCTCGACAATGTGTTGCCCGAGATCGCGTCTATGGTGGAAGAAGCGGATAATCTGATCGAGGCGCATAAGGAAGGCCAGATCACTCTCGTGCGCAACGGCATTGAATACTCCTTGCGTGTAAGGGTCACTCTTGAACGCAGCAATGAGGATGAGAGCCACTCCTATGTTGTCACTCTGGATGATATAACCGAACTTGTCAGTGCGCAGCGTTCGGCTGCCTGGGCCGATGTTGCACGCCGCATTGCTCATGAGATCAAGAACCCGCTGACACCGATCCAGCTCTCCGCCGAGCGCCTGCGCAGGCGTTATGGCAAGAAAATCGCCGCAGATGATCAAAAGGTCTTTGATCAATGCGTCAACACAATTGTACGGCAGGTGGGTGACATCGGTCGCATGGTCGATGAGTTTTCGTCCTTTGCCCGCATGCCAAAGCCGGTGTTCGAGCATGGCGACCTTTCCGAGATCATCAAGGAATCGGTTTTTCTGATCGAGGTTGCCAACCACGACATCAAGTTCGACACGGATATCCCGGAAAAAATGCCGGTTTCTTTCGATCACCGCCTTATTTCTCAGGCGATGGCCAATATCATCAAGAATGCCACCGAGGCGATAGGTGGACGGGAAGACCGGCAAGACATTGATGGCCAGGTGATCGTCAAGGCCGAGGATGATGGCGTGAATTATTGCGTCCGGATTATCGACAATGGCATCGGCTTTCCGACGAACAACCGGCAGCGCTTGCTTGAGCCCTATATGACAACCCGAGAGAAGGGCAGTGGTTTGGGGCTCGCTATTGTTCGCAAGATCTTGCGCGAGCATGGCGGTGGCATCCAGCTCAGAGATGCCAGTGAGGTGTCCGAGTTTGAACAGGGCGCATGCATCGAAATCCGCCTGCCCAAAGAGGGTGTTGAACAGGATGCTTCAGATGCGAATGATGAGAAGGCTGAGCCAGATCACAATTCCGGTTTGGCATTGTCTGATAAAACAAATGGTGAAACGGAGGTCTGA
- the dusB gene encoding tRNA dihydrouridine synthase DusB: MPSLPFHKAGNSLTIGSVSLPNGVFLAPMSGITDLPFRSLAKRFGAGLVISEMVASKAFAVGKEEMRLRAEGQGVDVHAVQLAGNQAEWMAEAARLSEGAGAALIDINMGCPAKKVISGYSGSALMRDLDQALRLIDAVVGAVSVPVTVKMRLGWDSDSHNAAELARRAEESGVAMVTVHGRTRNQFYKGSADWRAIRVVADAVSVPLIANGDVLSERDAVACLEQSGADGVMVGRGAYGRPWLPGAIAHYLSTGGTQDEPAGSDLLALVLEHYDAMIDYYPDVVGVRCARKHLGWYMDGALQASVSISSELSNLRKIILTAEEPETVRIALREFFSVAAERHVA, translated from the coding sequence ATGCCATCGCTTCCATTCCATAAGGCTGGAAACAGCCTGACCATCGGGTCCGTTTCATTGCCGAACGGCGTGTTTTTAGCGCCAATGTCGGGGATAACGGATTTGCCTTTCCGCTCGCTTGCCAAACGGTTCGGTGCTGGGCTTGTCATCTCCGAGATGGTGGCCAGCAAGGCCTTTGCTGTAGGCAAGGAAGAAATGCGTCTTAGGGCCGAAGGGCAGGGCGTGGATGTGCATGCCGTGCAGCTTGCTGGCAATCAGGCTGAGTGGATGGCTGAGGCAGCCCGTCTGTCAGAAGGGGCTGGCGCTGCGCTGATTGATATCAATATGGGCTGTCCTGCCAAGAAGGTCATTTCGGGCTATTCCGGCTCTGCGCTGATGCGCGATCTGGATCAGGCTTTGCGTTTGATTGATGCTGTGGTTGGTGCCGTTTCGGTGCCTGTTACTGTCAAGATGCGGCTGGGCTGGGATTCTGACAGTCACAATGCTGCTGAATTGGCAAGGCGGGCCGAAGAGAGCGGCGTGGCTATGGTTACGGTGCATGGACGCACACGCAATCAGTTTTACAAGGGGAGTGCCGATTGGCGGGCTATTCGCGTTGTCGCGGATGCCGTGTCTGTGCCGCTCATTGCCAATGGAGATGTGCTGAGTGAAAGGGACGCGGTGGCCTGCCTTGAACAGTCTGGCGCAGATGGTGTCATGGTTGGTCGCGGTGCTTATGGACGCCCATGGTTGCCCGGTGCGATTGCCCACTATCTTTCAACGGGAGGCACTCAAGACGAACCGGCTGGCTCGGATCTTCTGGCGCTTGTACTAGAGCATTATGACGCCATGATCGACTATTACCCCGATGTCGTCGGGGTGCGATGCGCCCGCAAGCATCTTGGTTGGTATATGGATGGCGCTTTGCAGGCATCCGTATCAATTTCATCCGAACTATCAAATCTTAGAAAAATAATTTTGACCGCAGAAGAACCAGAGACTGTGCGCATTGCTCTGCGCGAGTTTTTCAGCGTTGCTGCGGAGAGGCACGTAGCATGA
- a CDS encoding nitrogen regulation protein NR(II) translates to MIESKKGGSLASNPYQAMMSSLPHPVVMVDVEGFVAAANDMAQFFFQSSASHLRKQKLTELLPFGSPVLALVDQARDRLAPVNEYRVDISNPRIGVEKVVDVYAAPVPDMTGFVTVMLQERSIADKMDRQLTHRDAARSVTGLASMLGHEVKNPLSGIRGAAQLLESSVSDEDRALTQLITQETDRIVRLIDRMEVFSDQRPVERDAVNIHVVLDRVKQLAQAEFGEKIRIIEEYDPSLPHVFANQDQLVQVFLNLVKNASEAVIEVPDPEIVLTTAFRPGIRIQVAGSSEKTSLPLEICVKDNGPGIPKELEDCLFDPFVTSKTNGSGLGLALVAKIIGDHGGVIEFDGSGRQTIFRVMLPTSTSDQI, encoded by the coding sequence ATGATTGAAAGTAAAAAAGGCGGAAGCTTGGCGAGCAACCCCTATCAGGCAATGATGAGTTCTTTGCCGCATCCGGTCGTAATGGTCGATGTGGAAGGATTTGTTGCCGCGGCGAATGATATGGCGCAGTTCTTCTTCCAGTCCAGCGCGTCTCATTTGCGCAAGCAGAAGCTTACCGAATTGCTTCCCTTTGGCAGCCCGGTGCTGGCCCTTGTCGATCAGGCGAGAGACAGGCTCGCGCCCGTAAATGAATATCGCGTCGATATCTCGAATCCGCGTATTGGCGTTGAGAAGGTTGTTGATGTTTATGCTGCCCCTGTGCCGGATATGACAGGGTTCGTTACGGTGATGCTGCAAGAGCGCTCAATCGCAGACAAGATGGATCGCCAGTTGACCCACCGGGATGCGGCACGCTCCGTTACCGGCCTTGCCTCCATGCTCGGCCATGAGGTGAAGAACCCGCTTTCAGGGATCAGAGGTGCCGCGCAGTTGCTGGAAAGCTCTGTATCAGACGAAGATCGCGCCCTTACCCAGTTGATCACGCAGGAGACGGATCGGATCGTCCGCCTGATCGATCGCATGGAAGTCTTCTCCGATCAGCGGCCAGTTGAGCGCGATGCGGTCAATATTCATGTGGTGCTTGATCGGGTCAAGCAATTGGCGCAGGCCGAGTTTGGCGAAAAGATCCGCATTATCGAAGAATATGATCCAAGCTTGCCACATGTTTTCGCCAATCAGGATCAGCTGGTGCAGGTTTTTCTGAATCTGGTCAAGAATGCATCAGAGGCAGTTATTGAAGTGCCCGATCCGGAGATCGTTTTGACGACAGCGTTCCGGCCTGGCATTCGCATTCAGGTTGCCGGCTCGAGCGAGAAGACCTCTCTGCCGCTTGAAATTTGCGTAAAAGACAACGGACCGGGGATTCCCAAGGAACTTGAGGATTGCCTTTTTGATCCGTTCGTGACGTCCAAAACCAACGGATCCGGCCTCGGGCTGGCGCTGGTTGCCAAAATAATCGGGGATCATGGGGGCGTCATCGAGTTTGACGGGTCTGGTCGCCAGACCATATTCCGGGTGATGCTGCCCACCAGTACCTCGGATCAGATATAG
- a CDS encoding CinA family protein, whose product MYVTMETIELANQALEIARDHGYKLATAESCTSGMISATLTEIPGASVSFDRGFATYSNEAKSEVLDVPAEMIEEFGAVSEEVARAMADGALSHSNADFAVSVTGIAGPGGGTEDKPVGLVHFAVSSKHYTQSHSKKIFAAMDRENVRAATVEQAIILLIEAMTQKHFISTE is encoded by the coding sequence ATGTATGTGACCATGGAAACAATTGAACTCGCCAATCAGGCTTTGGAAATAGCCAGAGACCATGGCTATAAGCTTGCAACGGCGGAATCCTGCACATCCGGCATGATCAGCGCGACCCTCACAGAAATCCCCGGCGCATCCGTTTCCTTTGACCGAGGCTTTGCCACCTACTCCAACGAAGCCAAATCGGAAGTCCTCGACGTACCAGCGGAAATGATCGAAGAGTTTGGCGCTGTGAGCGAAGAAGTCGCGCGAGCCATGGCTGACGGCGCCCTAAGCCACTCCAATGCAGACTTCGCCGTGTCCGTAACCGGCATCGCAGGCCCCGGCGGCGGAACAGAAGACAAGCCGGTGGGCCTTGTGCATTTTGCCGTATCCTCCAAGCATTACACACAAAGCCACAGCAAGAAGATCTTCGCAGCGATGGATCGAGAAAATGTGCGCGCTGCAACAGTTGAACAGGCCATCATCTTGTTGATCGAAGCGATGACGCAGAAACATTTCATTTCAACTGAATAG
- the ntrC gene encoding nitrogen regulation protein NR(I), which translates to MPKGTILLADDDTAIRTVLNQALSRAGYTVRLTSNATTLWSWISQGEGDLVITDVVMPDENIFDVLPRIKKARPHLPVIVMSAQNTFMTAIKASERGAYEYLPKPFDLKELINIAGRALSEPRPSLKPSDDDGSDIPLIGRSAAMQDIYRMLARLMQNDLTVMITGESGTGKELVARALHDYGKRRKGPFVAINMAAIPKDLIESELFGHEKGSFTGAHGRSAGKFEMAEGGTLFLDEIGDMPMEAQTRLLRVLQQGEYTTVGGRTPIKTNVRIVAATNKDLQSLIHQGMFREDLFFRLNVVPMRLPPLRERAEDIKDLVRHFFALGEREGLPVKQIQPEALDVMLRYRWPGNVRELENLVRRLAALYPQDTITANQIENELNQISLTADVQPEQKVQNLAGAMESYLEQLFKEFGDSLPPPGLYHRLLREIEYPLICASLAATKGNQIKTAEMLGLNRNTLRKKIKDLDIQVVRGA; encoded by the coding sequence ATGCCAAAAGGGACAATCCTGCTTGCAGATGATGATACCGCCATTCGTACGGTGCTGAATCAGGCGCTGTCTCGTGCCGGATACACTGTGCGTCTGACTTCGAACGCGACGACGCTGTGGAGTTGGATCTCGCAGGGAGAAGGCGATCTGGTTATTACCGACGTTGTGATGCCGGATGAGAATATTTTTGATGTTCTGCCGCGGATCAAGAAGGCGCGCCCGCATTTGCCGGTCATTGTCATGAGCGCTCAGAACACTTTCATGACGGCGATCAAGGCATCAGAGCGCGGTGCCTATGAATATTTGCCTAAACCCTTTGACCTCAAGGAGCTGATCAATATTGCAGGTCGTGCTCTTTCCGAGCCAAGGCCGAGCCTGAAGCCTTCTGATGATGATGGCTCCGATATTCCTCTGATTGGTCGCTCTGCTGCCATGCAGGATATCTATCGTATGTTGGCGCGTCTGATGCAGAATGACCTTACGGTCATGATTACGGGGGAGAGCGGTACAGGCAAGGAGCTGGTGGCGCGTGCGCTGCATGATTATGGCAAACGCCGCAAAGGGCCATTCGTGGCTATCAATATGGCTGCCATACCGAAAGATCTGATTGAATCCGAGCTGTTCGGCCACGAGAAGGGCTCGTTCACCGGTGCCCACGGGCGCTCGGCGGGTAAATTCGAGATGGCGGAAGGGGGAACGCTGTTTCTCGATGAAATCGGCGATATGCCCATGGAAGCACAAACGCGCTTGTTGCGCGTTTTGCAGCAGGGAGAATATACAACCGTTGGCGGTCGTACGCCGATAAAAACGAATGTGCGGATCGTTGCTGCGACCAACAAAGACCTTCAGTCCCTCATCCATCAAGGCATGTTCCGTGAAGATTTGTTCTTCCGTCTCAATGTTGTACCGATGCGCCTGCCGCCGCTAAGGGAGCGCGCCGAAGACATCAAGGATCTGGTGCGTCACTTCTTTGCGCTCGGCGAGCGCGAAGGGTTACCCGTCAAGCAGATACAGCCGGAGGCGCTGGACGTGATGCTGCGCTATCGCTGGCCGGGTAACGTGCGCGAACTGGAAAACCTTGTCAGACGTCTTGCCGCACTGTATCCGCAGGATACCATCACGGCAAACCAGATCGAGAATGAACTCAACCAGATCAGCCTCACAGCGGATGTTCAACCGGAGCAGAAAGTTCAGAATCTCGCCGGAGCCATGGAATCCTATCTTGAACAGCTGTTCAAGGAGTTTGGCGACAGCCTGCCTCCTCCGGGGCTCTATCATCGGCTGCTAAGAGAAATCGAATATCCATTGATTTGTGCCTCTCTTGCTGCCACCAAAGGCAACCAGATCAAGACCGCCGAGATGCTTGGGCTTAATCGGAACACGTTGCGCAAGAAAATCAAGGATCTTGATATTCAGGTCGTCAGGGGCGCCTGA